The stretch of DNA CCTAGTTGTAACGTAGAATCGTTTCAAGTCATTTCGAATACTTCTTCTGACCACTACCCCATTTATACTCAGATTAGTTTTTAAGTAAACATCGTCGCTTAACCATTATACCACTTGCAAAAACAATTTTAAATGTGCTTTAATATCGCTGTTGGCAGGGTGCAGTAAGGTATGAATTCCTGCCGCTCTAGCGCCCACCAAATTGGGGGCATTGTCGTCTATAAACAAGGTTTCTGAAGCGATCAATTGCGCATCGTCCAAGACATATTGAAAGGCTGCCTCATCGGGTTTTCGTTCGTTGATAAGGTGGGAATAATACGCTTTATCAAACAAGGCATCAAAGTCTTCAATTCCATGCTCTTTGGCTACAATTTGGCGAAATTCACGAAGATGTATGCTATTGGTATTGCTCAATAAATAAACTCGATACCCCTTTGCCTTTAACTCTTCTAATAATTCCAAACCATTGCTCGGTATATTAAGCAACATGGCATTCCAGGCAGTTTCTAATTGCGCTCTTGTTACAGGGTTGGAATTGTGTTCTTTCAGCGCATGGATAAAGGCTTCTTCTGTTAGTTTTCCTGTTTCAAAATCATCAAAAACTCCTGCTTGAATCAATATTTTTGAAATTCGCTGGAATTCTTTTTTGTCTCCCACCAAAGCGCAAAATGCAGCTTCTGTATATGCTGGCTGCAAGTGAATCAAGACGCCTCCTAAATCAAAAATTATATTTTTTATGCCCTTCATGGAATTATTTTTTAGAAAAATTGTTTTATTAATTACAAATGCTTATTTTTGTGTCGCACAAGATAAGAAGAAAGTAGTGTTTCTTGCAAAAGAAAAATATAACTTTCTATTAATTTGATGTAAAACCGGTCTTATAGCTCAGTTGGTTAGAGCAGCGGACTCATAACCCGCTGGTCCCTGGTTCGAGTCCAGGTGGGACCACCAGCAAAAAGCCTTGCAAGTGAAATACTTGCAAGGCTTTCTTTATTTTAGGAGTCGTTAGAGGGGCATTTTTTAAAACAATACTATATATTATATAGTGTACTATTAGATATTAAGGTGGCCTGTTAGACGAATTAAACAAAGCTATTTTATTATTCCGTGTCTTCTATATTGGGCAAAATTTCTTTTTCTATTAAATCTATCACAAAATCAAAGTACGGTTTAAAAGTTTTATGTTTGACTTCGTCCTCAGGCAAAGTCGAAAGAACTGTTTCAAAGTTACCTGAATGAAAGTCTTCTTTATCTTTTACACCTTCTAAAAATTCGAGAGGAACTTTTTTAATACTAAATATTTCTTGAAGTAATGAAAAATTTTCTTTAATATCGATATCTAATAATTTCATAATCACATAGATATCGTAAAAATCTTTAGTTCTTGGTTTTGAATCTCTTGAACGTTTTATGATACTATTATATCTTGGATCCGTTTGGCATATTGCTCTAAGCTTTTCGTAAACAACCATTAAAGGAGTATATATCTCTATAAAGACATCTCCAAATTCTGCCTCTTTCCTGTTCTCTCTGCATATTTCATGTAAGCTTATATCTATGGAAAATTTTGGAGAAAGAAGTGTTTCTCCATTTCGCACTTTACTTTTCCCTATAAATAAAGCTCTCTTCTTATCTTCTTCAGGAGTTGTTTGTTTACTTGTTTCAATTATCGAAAAACTAGCCATATAACCTCCCCAGAAATGCTTCAAATCATCACTTATTTCAGGAGGTCTAAGTTCTAACTTGAAATCAAGAACGGAATATTGCACTCCGTCAATCCCTTCACTAAACCCCTGCTTTAGAGCTTTTTTTAATCGATCTCCAAATTCATCAGGATTATCTAATGCGTCTGATAGTGTTGTATCTATTGAAAAGTCTATATCAACTGAGGGTCTTCCTGTTACCTTCCAAACCATATCAAGTAATGTTCCTCCTTTTAAAGTAAGATACCGAGCTAATTCATCATCATTATAGATTGATGAAAGGACAACCTTTTTGACCTTTTTAATCAACTCATAGGTTTCATTATTAAGCTTTTGTGGGTTCAATTTTTTCTTTTTCATATTCTATAGTTTGTTTTTATTTCCCTAATGAACTGGGATAATAAACCTGCCAAGTTTCGGAGAAGGATAAGTTTTTCTGACCATACGTTAAATACATTTTTCTTTTTTTCTGAAAACGATTGTGTATTTTCTGGATAGCACTTTCAGGAAATTTGCCTGTTCTTTCTAGATAAAATCCAATCGCTTGATGGTATGGATAAATAAAATCTAACCTTTTAAGATAAGAAGAAATTCTATTTATAGATATTTTGTCAGAACAAAGTTCAAAAGCTTTAAGAACTTCATATACTCCTCCACAATAAAATGGGCGAACAACTGCATCTATCAACGTTCTTTCTAGATCTGTAACTCTTATTGTATCGTTAAAGTTCCCTATTGACAACTCTTGTATACCTATACCTTCAGCAAGGTGACTTTCCAACAAAAATACTCTTGACTCATCAAAAACTGCAAACTTAGAGCTCCCTATCTTTTGCTTTGAAAATGCTTTATCTATAGCTTCCTGTTGAATATTATCTAAGGTGTAATTGTCTCTACGATCTAACTTTGATGCTCTTAGAGATGATACGTAATATTGTTTGGGGATTTGCTCTGTCAGATTATGAAGGTGTAAAGCTGTATGAAAACATAAATATGAGTTTGGCTTTAAACTAGTTAATAGCTTATAAAAGTTGAATTCTTTCCATGTATATAAAGTGATAGACCTATCAGGAAACTTGAATGAGTATTTTTTTAAGTGCTTGGTTTTTATCAACTCATCAATAAAATCATTAACTCTCATGCTTGTTGCTAGTCTCCAAAAATCTTGCTGCTCATAGAAGATTGAGGC from Aureispira anguillae encodes:
- a CDS encoding HAD family hydrolase, which translates into the protein MKGIKNIIFDLGGVLIHLQPAYTEAAFCALVGDKKEFQRISKILIQAGVFDDFETGKLTEEAFIHALKEHNSNPVTRAQLETAWNAMLLNIPSNGLELLEELKAKGYRVYLLSNTNSIHLREFRQIVAKEHGIEDFDALFDKAYYSHLINERKPDEAAFQYVLDDAQLIASETLFIDDNAPNLVGARAAGIHTLLHPANSDIKAHLKLFLQVV
- a CDS encoding nucleotidyl transferase AbiEii/AbiGii toxin family protein, with the translated sequence MKKKKLNPQKLNNETYELIKKVKKVVLSSIYNDDELARYLTLKGGTLLDMVWKVTGRPSVDIDFSIDTTLSDALDNPDEFGDRLKKALKQGFSEGIDGVQYSVLDFKLELRPPEISDDLKHFWGGYMASFSIIETSKQTTPEEDKKRALFIGKSKVRNGETLLSPKFSIDISLHEICRENRKEAEFGDVFIEIYTPLMVVYEKLRAICQTDPRYNSIIKRSRDSKPRTKDFYDIYVIMKLLDIDIKENFSLLQEIFSIKKVPLEFLEGVKDKEDFHSGNFETVLSTLPEDEVKHKTFKPYFDFVIDLIEKEILPNIEDTE
- a CDS encoding type IV toxin-antitoxin system AbiEi family antitoxin domain-containing protein — protein: MGRRSRFSIAKKDIVSFFDEQAASIFTKNMLASIFYEQQDFWRLATSMRVNDFIDELIKTKHLKKYSFKFPDRSITLYTWKEFNFYKLLTSLKPNSYLCFHTALHLHNLTEQIPKQYYVSSLRASKLDRRDNYTLDNIQQEAIDKAFSKQKIGSSKFAVFDESRVFLLESHLAEGIGIQELSIGNFNDTIRVTDLERTLIDAVVRPFYCGGVYEVLKAFELCSDKISINRISSYLKRLDFIYPYHQAIGFYLERTGKFPESAIQKIHNRFQKKRKMYLTYGQKNLSFSETWQVYYPSSLGK